Genomic window (candidate division WOR-3 bacterium):
TATTCTCCGGAATAGTGTACCGCCCATAATATCCAATCTTGAATTTCCGAAGACCATGGTATGGAATGACAAACGGGTTCGTTTTCCCCGCCCAATACGGTGGCTTGTTGCGCTCCTCGACCGCAAACCGTTGCGATTTGAATATGCCGGCGTTCAGGCGAATCGTTATTCATGGCCGAATCAGCACTTTTCATTCAAGCCCATACGGCTCGAAAAACCTCGGGAATACATGAATTTTCTGCGGCACGGCGGTGTCATCGTGGATCCGAACGAGAGGAAAAAGATCATACTGACGAGAATAAAACAAGCAGCCGAAAAAGTGAAGGGCAAGCCGGTCCACAGCAGCGAGATGATCGAAGAAATAAACTGCACAACCGAGTATCCCGAAGTTGTCACGGGCGAATTTGACGCGCGGTACCTCGATCTTCCCGAAGAAGTTCTGATGACAGTACTTCGTGCTCACGGAAATGTTATCTGGATTCGTGATACCAATAAGTATGTGTATGTATTCAGTGCCAAGAAGAAGGCGCTGCAGAATGTCAAGGTCGGTTACGAGAGAGTGATGGAGTCACGTTTGTACGATGCCCTTTTCTTCTACCAGAATGACATGAAGGTTGGTTTGCAGAGTATGCTTAAACAGACAAAAGATATGATGTGGTTACAGGGTCTGGGTACACTGTACGATAAATCTCTCCGTCTCCAGCATTTTTCAGAAGAGTACAAATCAATTCCTGCCGTTGATATCGAAACATTGAAACGCGCGGCAATGTTGTGCAAGGCTGATCTGCTTTCCGAGATGGTAAGGGAAAAAGAATTCACATCGTTGCAAGGTATAATGGGTGGCCACTATGCTAGATCAGGAGGTGAAAGTGCAGAGGTGGCGAACGCGATCAGCGAACATTACCTTCCAAGGTTTGTGGGTGATAGATTGCCGAAGACTCTGAGCGGAGCACTGCTCTCAATTGCCGACAAGCTCGATAACGTGGTTGGAGCATTCTTGAGCGGCAATCGGCCAAGTGGCTCAAATGATCCGTTGGCGGTCAGAAG
Coding sequences:
- the glyS gene encoding glycine--tRNA ligase subunit beta, which gives rise to MSKRTFQMIDFLLEIGFEEFPPHFLKPAAESLAEQIEILLKQKKIFYRSIRTIYTPRRMGTLVLGLSRRQKPQVIEIPGPPKRFAYDAKGKATEKLIGFMKANSLKSNEIISKRTKKGDYVYGRKEIAGASTENILRNSVPPIISNLEFPKTMVWNDKRVRFPRPIRWLVALLDRKPLRFEYAGVQANRYSWPNQHFSFKPIRLEKPREYMNFLRHGGVIVDPNERKKIILTRIKQAAEKVKGKPVHSSEMIEEINCTTEYPEVVTGEFDARYLDLPEEVLMTVLRAHGNVIWIRDTNKYVYVFSAKKKALQNVKVGYERVMESRLYDALFFYQNDMKVGLQSMLKQTKDMMWLQGLGTLYDKSLRLQHFSEEYKSIPAVDIETLKRAAMLCKADLLSEMVREKEFTSLQGIMGGHYARSGGESAEVANAISEHYLPRFVGDRLPKTLSGALLSIADKLDNVVGAFLSGNRPSGSNDPLAVRRNGYAVIQLVDAFEIHLDLSGLIAGMLRVYNKKIEDGVLPEFFIERLTRYLQDKGYRYDEIKAVLAIWNGDVADAKKRCEALKSFRDSPEFVKLVIGQKRVRNILKNVKAAMTVDAEFVNEPAEKALLRMGEKVRPDLDAMIESKNYSELLKLLLEMRPVIDKFFDDVLVMCEDRKLRENRLALVSTINELFLKFADFSQIVIEGEKT